GTGTTTTGCGAATTTGCCGAAGCGGCCCTGCTCGTCACTGCGCAGCAGGTCCGGGGAGAATCCGCCTGGTATCAGAATCGCATCATAGTCTTCAGGCTTTACATCTGCAATGCCTTTATCCGCCTTGAACTTGCCGCCCTGCTTACCTTCTATTTCTCCGGCTTCCGGTGCAATGACTTCCACCTCATGGCCTTCATTCTGAAGCGCCTCGACCGGGCTTGTAAATTCTACATCTTCTACCATGTCAGTCATGATTACTGCGACTTTCTTTGCCAAAATCAATCACTCCTTAATAGAATGTGGTTACAATATATAGTGTTCCACATTTCAAGGGTCTTTAAACATAAATCCATGGCATCTACATATAAATTTATGATATTGACAAATAGAACAGATGTTCCTATACTGGTCTGGCAGGAGTGATCATATGCAATATTCATACGATAAGGATTTGGAATATAAGATCCTATATAATGTAAAGAATCATCTTTTCGAATATCCCAACACGAGCATGGCGGAATATGACATCCGCACCGTCGACTTCCAAATGAAGCTGATGGAGCAGAAAGGCCTGCTCATACTGACACCATTCGAATACGACTTCTACTACAGCAACATAGAGCTGACGGATGAAGGTGAAGCGATGCTCGGTGAGAAAGCCCGTTAGCCCCACCCCTCCCGATTACGGGAGGGGTTTTCTCATATGGAAAGGTTGAAGGCCTTGAGGAGTGCCTTCTCCATTTCACCATCAAGCACAATGACCGGATCATCCGAATCGAACCTCCCGACCATCTTCCCATCCTCCACCGAATCCACGATGGCCAGCCATTCGACACGGAATATATACTCCTCTTTTCCGAAATGCAGGTTGATCCGCTGGATCTCCTTGAAAGGATAGGCATCCTGCTCAACCAGCAGGCCGCCCTGGTGCATCCTGAAATCCTGGAAAGGTACGGCAGAATCGACCACCCTCCCCACACCGAGCCAACCCTGGCGTGTACTGTACAGTGCAAACAGGTCCCCTTTTCCGGGGCCCATGATACTTCTTTTGTAGCGTGTCGTCGTCACACTTACAATACCGAGCCTCCGGTAAGTCTCGAAATCCCGGAATGTGCTGTTGAACTTTCCATTTATTCCATACATATAATCACCTCACCCCACTCTACCCAAAAGGGTAATGTTTCACTCCGATTCGCAGGGGGTACTGAGTAAAAAAGGAAAGGAGTACTGGTATCATGGCCAAAAAGGATAAGAGCGACAGAATGTTCGAAGAATCATCCGAAGATAAGCTTGGACGACGTGATTCCAAAGATGACTCCATGGAGGATGTCCTTTCCGATATAAATAAAAAGCGCAAGGAATTCTATGTGGATGAAGAGACGGACAAGAGCGTGTTCCACGACAATCGTTACGATTCCGGGAACCGATAGAGGTTTAACTTTTCAGTGAACCGGGAATGGACTTGTGGAAAGTAAAACAACAATAATCAAGAAGAGGTGTTCTATTCATGGCTGACGATACAAGCAAAAAAGACAAGCTGATGGGCAAGGCAAAGAAAGCTGCAGGCGACTTGATGAATGATGAGAAGACGAAAGAAGAAGGCAAACGTCAGGAAACGGAAGGCAAAGTGAAAGATGCTGCCAACGACGTCAAAGATAAAGCCACCGATGCCTTCAACGACAGAAAATAGCATCCCCCAGCACCGTCCATTGGACGGTGTTTTTTCTATGGATTTGTAGAATCATGTTTAGCCTCCTGTATATATAGGTAGAGTCATTATGTAAAGATAACAACAAAGGAGATGTTAATGATGGCTGAAGAGAAAAAAGGATTATTTGATAAGGCAAAAGATCTTGTTAATAAGGCGAAGGATGAAGATACTCGCAGAAATGTATCCGAGAATTGGGACAACGTAAAGGAACAGGGCGATAAATACTCAGATAAAGTCGGTGCCGGCGACAAATGGGATAAAGTAAGTGAAACAGGTGACAAGGTCGTCGACAAATACGGCATTGATGGAGATCCGGGTGAAGGCGAAAAAGATAAGACAACCCGCGCCGGCGACAATGCCAATGATAAGGGCAACGATGGCAAATAACAGTGTATTAACAAAAAGGTGGATTCTATATAGAATCCACCTTTTTTATATGCTATTCATCGGCAACAACGAGTTCGTCATCCGTGCTGCCTGTATCCACCTTCAGGCTTTCAAGCTGGTTGAGTGAGCGCGATGCACTAGAGAGGTACTTTCTGCTGTTCTTCAGATGAATATCGAGCATCTCTTCATTCATGGCGTGCTCTTCTTTCTGGTTCATCAGCTTGAATTCGATCAGTGCAAGCGTACGGTTTGAAATCGCCAGATACAGGTCGGCCTTCACCCGTTCAAACAGTTCTTCATGCTCAGGCACCAGAAATGACGGCGCCTCAAGGCCATCCACCTGCATCTCAAGATCCTCATAGGATTCGTGCATCGCTTCCAGATTCGCTGCCAGCGTCTTTTTGTCGAGCTCATGCCACAGGAACTGATTGTACATCGGCGTGAAAGTCTCGGCCCATACAGTGGAGATTTCATCCTGTATCTCTTCTGCGTCCTGGGTCATGTCCTTTATATGCACCGCTTCTTTTTTGGAATAGTCGACATCGACTGCGAGCATGTCCTTGCTGCTTACGGCATCCGCAGCGTGTTCCTCGTAATCATCCAGGTTCATCTTAGTTGTCCGGTCTGTATATTTTATGGAGTCATCCAACTGGATGCTCTTATGTGTAATCATGTTCACCATCGGTCTTTCAGATTTGAAATCCTCGAAGTCGACATTTTGTTCCGCATCAGCACCACATGCTGTCAGCAGCCCTACTGCGAATAATAGGAATATCGGTCTCAATTTGGTCGTCTCCTTCATCTTTCTGATGCTTCCCCTATATACCGAACCTATTGTAACATAACTGTAATATTAGCAAAAGCCCGATAAAAGCACTCTGATTTTACAGGAATATGAAAGGCTCCCGGACAAGCGTCCGGGAGCCTGGATGAAGTGATTTGGGTCAGTGCTGTTTGGGGAGGCGCGTCATCGTCACATAGATGGATGCCGGCTCCGTACCATCATTTTCGAAACTGATCTTTTCTTCAGAACCAATATGGATGACATCCCCTTCAGCAACGCCACTGGTCTCGTCGTCCACTGTAAACCGCCCTGTGCCGCGGGCCACATGCAAATAGAGTTCGTGGCCGGGATGATTGTGTTCAGGCAGCTTCTGCCCCGGCATAAAGTTCAGGACGAACATCGTACTGTTGTCTTTTTTGAAGACATTCACCTTTGTGAATCTCTCTTCATTGAATTCCTGTGCAGTGACAGCAGATTTTTTCTCCATATATTCCAACCTCCTTCGATTCGACTGTTCTCCTCTGCAGTATGACGGCTGGAACCATTGCAGGCAAGTCTGACACCTTTCTCTTCCACCGGCCCGGTACTATTCATCCTTGTTCAGGATGAGATAGTCCAGCTCCTCTTTCGTCAG
The sequence above is drawn from the Salinicoccus roseus genome and encodes:
- a CDS encoding cupin domain-containing protein; its protein translation is MEKKSAVTAQEFNEERFTKVNVFKKDNSTMFVLNFMPGQKLPEHNHPGHELYLHVARGTGRFTVDDETSGVAEGDVIHIGSEEKISFENDGTEPASIYVTMTRLPKQH
- a CDS encoding type 1 glutamine amidotransferase domain-containing protein encodes the protein MAKKVAVIMTDMVEDVEFTSPVEALQNEGHEVEVIAPEAGEIEGKQGGKFKADKGIADVKPEDYDAILIPGGFSPDLLRSDEQGRFGKFAKHFLQEDKPTFAICHGPQVLIDTDMLKDRNITSFISVRKDLENAGAKVHDKSVVVCHNMVTSRKPDDLEDFNREISAQLG
- a CDS encoding CsbD family protein, whose product is MADDTSKKDKLMGKAKKAAGDLMNDEKTKEEGKRQETEGKVKDAANDVKDKATDAFNDRK